GGTACCGGTGGGCCAGGATCCGGCCCGCGTACTCCTCCACATCGCCTCCCCCGAGTGCGCCGGGTCCCCCGTGGCCCCGCTGACACGATACGTCGCCGGGGCCGCCCGCGTCCCGGGGTCAGCCGAGCGGCTGGAACGTCTCGAACGCCGTGTTGCGCATCTGCGTGCACTCCGGGCCGTCCCACTGGTCGGCCGCGCAGCTGATCATGATGGCGTAGCCGTGCGTCGCGTCCAGCTTGAACCCGCGGTTGAGCACACGGACCTTGATCCCGTCCTGCTCCCGCTCGAACTCCCAGTCCGCGACGGTCGGGTAGTTCCGGTAGGCGACCGTGCCGATCGAGATCAGGTTGTAGCCCCTGCTGCTGCCTGCCACGCTCGGGGCCAGCTCCATCCAGGCCTTGCGCGCGTCGTCGCCGGGGCTGTTGTTGTAGTCGACCTGGATCCGCGGGAAGCCGCCGTCACGGCTGTATATGCCGCCGGACTTCTTGCCCGCTATGCCCGTCAGGTGGAAGCCCTCGGGCATGGCCATGGAGAAGTGGAAGCCCGGGTCCGACAGCATGGCGTAGCCCGCCGGGAGTCCGCTGCCCGAGCCGCCGGGCGCGGCGCCCTGCCCCTGGCTGGTGGTGCCGGGATCGCCGGCCTTCGGGGAGGCGGGCGCCGAGTTCTGGGGCGTGCTCGGCGAGGCGTTCTGCGGGGTGTTGTTCCCGTTCCCGTTCCCGCCCGCACCCGGAGTCGGGCTGGCGGACACGGCCGGGGTGGCCTTGCCGCCGTTCTTGCCCTGCTGCTTGGAGTCCTTGTCGTCGCCGCCGACCGCATAGGCGATCAGCGAACCGATCGCCGCCAGCACCACCAGCACGGCGGCCGCCGCCAGCAGCATCGTGCGGCGCGGCAGCACGTCGGTGAGCGGAGCGGCCACGGGCGCGGGCTTGGTCGAGGCCGGCGGTTCGGCCGCCGAGGCGGTCGCCACGGCCGCGGCCGCGGCGGTCGCCGCCGCTTCCTTGCGGGCCGACTTCAGAGCGGCACGGGCGCGTTCGCGCTGCTCGCGCTCCCGCCGCTCGCGCTCCTTCTTCGCCGCCTTCTCGGCCGCCTTCTCCGCCTTCTCGGCGGCGGCCTTGTCCGCGGCCTCCTTGGCGTCGGCCAGCGATATCTGCCGGGTCTCCTCCGCGTTCGGGGGCACGACCGGCGGCGCCACGGGCTCGGGCGCGTTCACGACGGCGGTGAGCATGGCCCGCGCGCGGTCGTCGTCGAGGCGCCGCGCGGGGTCCTTGGCCAGCAGGCCGTAGATGACCTCGGCCAACGGGCCCGCGTTCTTGGGCGGGTCCACCGGCTCGGTCATCACGGCCGTGAGGGTGGCGAGCGCGGAGCCCTTGTCGTACGGGGGCACGCCCTCGACGGAGGCGTACAGCAGACCGCCGAGCGACCACATGTCGGCGGGCGGGCCTGGCTTCTGGCCGCGGGCACGCTCGGGGGAGATGTAGGAGGGGGCGCCGACGAGCATGCCGGTGGAGGTGACGGAGGGGTCGCCCTCCACCTGCGCGATGCCGAAGTCGGTCAGGACGACCCGGCCGCTGGCGGCGATGAGCACGTTGGACGGCTTGACGTCCCGGTGCAGGATCCCCTGCCCGTGGGCGGCGCGGAGCACGTCGAGCACCGCGAGGCCGACCTCGGCTGCGCGGCGGGGG
This genomic window from Streptomyces sp. NBC_01351 contains:
- a CDS encoding serine/threonine-protein kinase encodes the protein MAAAVKAAAAKAAGTGEDEGRLLAGRYRLGAVLGKGGMGTVWRAQDETLGRTVAVKELRFSTGVDEDEKRRLITRTLREAKAIARIRSGGAVTVFDVVDEDGRPWIVMELIEGPSLAEFVRENGPLTPRRAAEVGLAVLDVLRAAHGQGILHRDVKPSNVLIAASGRVVLTDFGIAQVEGDPSVTSTGMLVGAPSYISPERARGQKPGPPADMWSLGGLLYASVEGVPPYDKGSALATLTAVMTEPVDPPKNAGPLAEVIYGLLAKDPARRLDDDRARAMLTAVVNAPEPVAPPVVPPNAEETRQISLADAKEAADKAAAEKAEKAAEKAAKKERERREREQRERARAALKSARKEAAATAAAAAVATASAAEPPASTKPAPVAAPLTDVLPRRTMLLAAAAVLVVLAAIGSLIAYAVGGDDKDSKQQGKNGGKATPAVSASPTPGAGGNGNGNNTPQNASPSTPQNSAPASPKAGDPGTTSQGQGAAPGGSGSGLPAGYAMLSDPGFHFSMAMPEGFHLTGIAGKKSGGIYSRDGGFPRIQVDYNNSPGDDARKAWMELAPSVAGSSRGYNLISIGTVAYRNYPTVADWEFEREQDGIKVRVLNRGFKLDATHGYAIMISCAADQWDGPECTQMRNTAFETFQPLG